From Actinoplanes oblitus, a single genomic window includes:
- a CDS encoding FAD-dependent monooxygenase, with product MVAGPTRHALVLGAGLAGSLAAAALARRFDTVTMVERDDLRTAAGPRRGIPQARQSHLLMGAGARAMESLVPGVLGDLRAAGAHFLAAPTEVAFLTKYGWLPRTPHDEYVVCCGRDLLDRVVRNRVLARHRIEVLDAHDVVGLLGVPTAVGGAVVRSRRTGEQSVVAADFVVAATGRSSRVASWLRDLGLPEVPDEVVDAGTAYATRIFDAGLPPGQRAPAIVMIANVTGDAVGGVLLPIEDGLMTATMIGMRGSEPPTGDTEFLAFAKQLPHPEIADVLAAAQPVGPARGFRGLVNRRSLFERLPAWPERFVAVGDAAAVLNPAHAHGMSVAAFGVAALAAGLERHGNTPGLAGRVQRAVRRRGRDAWDLAVSDDLRHPRVLGPRPGPAGRVQNRYADRITHVATARPPVTRALVDVIALAKPVSALLTPRLLWAAARGPGQTRQQEAGK from the coding sequence ATGGTTGCAGGACCCACCCGGCACGCTCTGGTGCTCGGCGCCGGACTGGCCGGCTCGCTCGCCGCGGCCGCGCTGGCCCGCCGGTTCGACACGGTGACGATGGTCGAGCGTGACGACCTCCGAACCGCCGCCGGTCCGCGCCGTGGCATCCCGCAGGCGCGCCAGTCCCACCTGCTGATGGGCGCGGGGGCCCGGGCGATGGAGAGCCTCGTGCCCGGGGTGCTCGGCGACCTGCGCGCCGCCGGTGCCCACTTCCTGGCCGCACCGACCGAGGTGGCCTTTCTGACCAAGTACGGCTGGCTGCCCCGTACGCCGCACGACGAGTACGTCGTCTGCTGCGGCCGTGACCTGCTCGACCGGGTGGTCCGGAACCGGGTCCTGGCCCGGCACCGGATCGAGGTGCTCGACGCGCACGACGTGGTGGGGCTGCTCGGCGTGCCCACCGCGGTCGGCGGTGCGGTGGTGCGCAGCCGGCGGACGGGCGAGCAGTCCGTCGTCGCCGCCGATTTCGTGGTCGCCGCGACCGGGCGGTCGAGCCGGGTCGCCTCGTGGTTGCGGGATCTCGGGCTGCCCGAGGTGCCGGACGAGGTGGTCGACGCGGGCACCGCCTACGCGACCCGGATCTTCGATGCCGGGCTGCCCCCGGGGCAGCGGGCACCGGCGATCGTCATGATCGCCAACGTGACCGGAGACGCGGTCGGCGGCGTGCTGCTGCCGATCGAGGACGGCCTGATGACCGCCACGATGATCGGCATGCGCGGGTCGGAACCGCCGACCGGCGACACCGAGTTCCTCGCCTTCGCCAAGCAGCTGCCCCACCCGGAGATCGCCGACGTTCTCGCCGCCGCGCAGCCGGTCGGCCCGGCCCGCGGCTTCCGGGGCCTGGTCAACCGCCGCTCGCTCTTCGAACGGCTGCCGGCCTGGCCGGAGCGGTTCGTGGCGGTCGGCGACGCGGCGGCGGTGCTGAACCCGGCGCACGCGCACGGCATGTCGGTGGCGGCGTTCGGGGTGGCCGCGCTGGCCGCCGGGCTCGAGCGGCACGGCAACACGCCGGGTCTGGCCGGTCGCGTGCAGCGGGCGGTCCGGCGGCGCGGCCGTGACGCGTGGGATCTCGCGGTGAGCGACGACCTGCGGCATCCGCGGGTGCTCGGCCCGCGGCCCGGCCCGGCCGGGCGCGTCCAGAACCGGTACGCCGACCGGATCACCCATGTCGCGACCGCCCGCCCGCCGGTGACCCGGGCGCTCGTGGACGTCATCGCCCTGGCGAAGCCGGTGTCGGCGCTGCTGACACCGCGGCTGCTCTGGGCCGCGGCCCGCGGACCGGGTCAGACACGACAGCAGGAGGCCGGGAAGTGA